The DNA window CGACCCGGTGACCACGAATCTTGACCTGACTGTCGACTCTCCCCAGGTATTCGGTGTCACCTTCCGGTGTGCGACGCACCCGATCGCCGGTGCGGTACATGCGCCCCCCATCCGGGAGGCCCGTCAGATAGCGCTCCGCCGTCAGGCCAGGTCGATGGAGATAACCCCGCCCGAGCCCAGCTCCCGAGATGAAGAGCTCCCCCTCTTCCCCCTCGGGGACGGTCTGCAGGTGCTCGTCCAGGACGAGGTACTGGGTGTCGGCCACAGGTTTGCCGATGAAGCTCCCCAGGTCGACCTCGGCATCTTCGCGGGTGACCCTGCGAAATGACGAAGCGATCGTGATTTCGGTGGGTCCATAGGCATTGATGATGTTCGGCTTCTGGTCTCCCATCTGCACGAACCAGGGGCGGAGGGAGGCGAAATTCAGCATCTCTCCACCGATGGCGACGTAGCGGAGCGCATAGCCCACCGGCTCAGCGAGGAGGATGGGCATCAGCTGACGAAAGACCGAGGGCGTCAGCAGCACGGTCGTGACCTGGCGCTCACGGAGCACCTTCGCGAACCGGTGCAGGGCGCGACAATCTTCGAGCGAGACCATGACCAGCTCGGCGCCACGCAGCAACGCTCCCCACGTCATCCAGACCGAGGCGTCCCACGCATAGGAATGGAAGAGGGCGAAGACATCCCGGTGGTCGATGGCGAAATGCTCCTCCGTGCCCTCGACGAACCGCACCACATTGTGGTGGGTGATCATCACCCCCTTCGGAACGCCCGTCGATCCGGAGGTGTAGATGACGTACGCGAGGTCTTCGTCGGAGCCTGCGACCGTCGGGGGCGTGGTCGGCTCACCAGCGATCGCCTGCGCGTCCTCGTCGACGAGCACGGCACGCACCGGCTCGGCCCAGGTTCGCCCGAGAGAGCGCGACGAGATGACGAGTGGCGCGCGCGAATCCGAGAGATAGAACGCGACGCGCTCGTCCGACTGCGCAGCGTCGATCGGCACGTAGGCCCCGCCCGCCTTCAAGACACCGAGGATCGCCACGATGATGTCCGTGGAGCGATCGAGACAGATCAGGACGAGGGTCCCACGAATGATCCCCATGCGCTGGAGGTAATGAGCCAGCTGATTGGATCGTTCGTCGAGCTCACGATACGACAAGGAGCGCGATTCGAACGTCACGGCCGTCGCCTCAGGCCATTGCGCGGCCTGCATGGCAAACAGCTGATGGACACGGAGGCCCCTTCCAGCGGGGACCTCCACCCGTTCTGGTGGTGATTCGACGTGTCTCATACAACCTCCGATCCGGATGGACGGGGACGATAGACACGCAAGATCGGCACGACGCGACTGGAGCGCGACGATCCCGCGCCCCCCCTAGCACTAAGGGATACGACCGCTCCGCCTTCTGTCAAGAACAACATCTGGCCGCTCCATCATTTTGGATGCCAGGCGGCCATTCATGCGCTCTGACGTTCTAATCGGTATTTCTCGCAACAGGCCGATGAACGCACGCAGATGTAGCGCGATGTGCCGACCAGGCATTCACCTGGAGCCTGCGTAACCTCAGGTGGGAATGACTATCGAGCGGGCGCCGGATTGTTCCCACGCGGGGTCACGATCGCGTCCTCGTCGTCCTCGCCTGCGTCTGGCGCAGGCTCCGGGAAGGTCGCTCCAGCCGGCAGCTCAATGACGGGCGGAGGCAGGACGGGTGGCAATGGTGTATCACCGTGGACGGAGTATGGGAACTGTGGGGCCACGGGGGCGAGGTGCGGCGGCGCGCGGAAACCCACGCCCTGGGTCGCGACGACGTCTTCGTCGCTCTCCTCGTCTCCCCTCGCTTCTGGGTCCTGGGTGAAAGCCGTGTCGCCCAGGGTCCCCTGGGGCTCCACGGGGGCCTCCTCGGCGGGTTCGATGGTGGCCTCCTCGAGCAACTCGACCGCCTCGTCATCGACCGCCTCGTCATCGACCGCCTCCAGCGCATCGGCGTTCAGCTCTTCGATGTCCTGCTCGGGCTCGACCTCCGCCAGCTCTACCGCCTCGAGCTCCTCCCCCTGTTCCTGGAGGTGCCCTTGCGCTGGGTACTCGTCGAGCTGGTACTCGGCTTGCCTCTGGTCCTGGTGCCCGTCCTGGGCCCCAACCCCGTCTGCGACCTGGTACTCGGCTTGCTCCTGCTCGCTGGGGCCCCCCTCGGCCTCGGGAGCGACATGGGGCTCGGGAAACGACGTGTAGGACCGCGGAATCCCGAGCTCACCCGGGAAGGTCACGGGCCGATCGGGGAGCTCGACGCCGACACGGACGCGCGCCGTTCGCAGCGCAGCCTCGTCGGTCACGGCGAAGTTGCCGCGCCACACCAGAGAGCAAGTCTGCCGATCGGTGTCGATGAGCATGGTGTCCGCCCAGAGGGGCAACCTCTCACCGTCGCGATCTCGGTCCGGGTAGACGCAGGCCACTGCGCGAACCCCGGGCAGGCGGCTGCGGACCATGGGCAAGGTGGGGTGCATGCCGCCGAGCAAGATCCCCTCGGTTCCGTGCAAGAAGTCGAGCCGCTGGTCCGGAGGGGCGACCTGGTAGTACTCCCACATGAACCCCTGTGGGAACTCGAGCCGAGTCCCGTCGAGCTGGCGAGGGTCGAGGTTGCCGAGGAGCCTCCGGCGCACAGGCCAGTGCCGGGCCAGGGGGCCGAAACATGCTGGGATCGAGGGGTCGGTCGCGTGAACCAGGTTCGGCACCCCCTGGCGTGGATCGACGCCGATGGGGTTCACCTCGGGGTGCCAGGCAGCTCGCTCGTAAATGAGGGGGATCCGCTGGTAGAACGATGGCTCGGTGGGATGCCCTCCCCGGTCCAGCGTGCGATCCCCGTAGACCGAGATGGTCTTCGACAGGAGGACCTGCCCTTCCCGATGCACCACCACGCGCGCACCGGCGACCGACGTGTGGGTCCCCGAAGCGGCGTACGCATGCCCGGTCACCAGCAGCTCGGCCTGCCCCAGGTACGGGGCCAGGTCGCTCCCGGCGCGCAAGCTGCAGTGGGAGTCGGCATGATGGTGCGCCTCCTGCACGACGAGGCCATCAGCCTCGCGAGGGACCATCTCCCCTTCGGGAACGATCGTCAGGGTCGCCTTGACGATGACAGAAACGCGGATCTCGTCCGCACCGTGCACGCGCCAGACCACCGTCGCAAACGTGGTGGCAACGTCCCCCACCTCGCCGATGCGCACCGGCCAGGAGTCGCCGACGCCAATCATCGGGCCGGATTACCATGCTCGAAGGGCAGCATCCAGTATCCATCGGCGAACCTGGACGGCCAATGTCCGCAGGCGCGCCCATGCCGGGGGGACCGGACGCGATGCGGGGTCCTCTCACCTGGCAAGGAGCGCAAACGCGCGTCTCACCGGCTTCGCGTCCAGGGTCCGTCCTCCCACCGTGCCCCCTGGTCGCTCCTCCTGGCGTACCGGGGAGTGACGCAGGTGGGGCAACGAGGAGCACGAGCGCGAGACAACGCGCTCCTCGACGAACGCTCGCTGGCCGGCATGCCTCCCCTGCGACGTGCGTGTCGGCCGCTCGGAGATCTCCCATCCCGCGTGATGTCGACGCCGGTCGATCATGGCGACGACGTCGCTCGATCGACGATGTCGCGCTCCCGTCGTCGATCGAACCCGCCGTGAGGATGACCACCTCGCTCCGCGATCGAACCGCAGAAAGAGCCGCGCGGCGAGCGTTCGTCGTGACCTCGTCCGTGCTAGACTTTGAGGCCTTCCAGATGCGAGAAACCAGCTCCCCCATCGAACAGCTTCAAACGAAGACCGGCCGGGAGTGGCCCAACCTCGCGCGGGCGCGCCAGCGTTCCAACGAGACCCATACCCGCCTCGGTGAGCTGCTCCGTGATCAGGATCCGAGCGATACCAGCATCGTGGTGTTCGGCTCGCTCGCGCGAGGCGAGTACACGTCCGGGAGCGATCTCGACTGGACGCTCCTCATCGACGGACAGGCCGACGAAGCCCATTACGCTCAGGTCCAGGCCATCTCCAGGATCCTCCAGGAAAACACGTACCAGGAGCCGGGCCCCACGGGCGTGTTCGGCAACTTCGCGTTCAGTCATCCCATCCTCCACCAGATCGGCGGACAGGACGACACGAACAAGAACACCACCCAGCGGATCCTTCTCCTGCTCGAGTCCCTCGCCATCGGCAAGCAAGATGCTCACGAGCGCGTCTTGCGGCTGGTCCTGTCGCGCTACATCGATGACGATCGCGGCATCCGCTTCTCTGGCAACAAGAAGTTCCTCGTTCCCCAGGTGCTCCTCAACGACATCGTGCGGTACTGGCGCACGGTCACCGTCGATTTCGTCTCCAAGCAGCGCGAACGGGCGAATGGCTGGGCCCTGCGGAATGCGAAGCTGCGCATGTCCCGCAAGCTCATCTTCGTCAGCGGGCTGCTCACCTGCTTCAGCTTCGTGCTCTTCGGCCAGGACGAGCAGCTCACCGACATGCAAGGGAGAGCGCTCCCGCCTGCGCTCCTCCGCGTGCTCCGGGCTCGCCTCCGTCGCACGCCCCTCGAGAACCTCGCCGAAGCGCTGCTCCGGCCGGCGGTGACAGCGGAGACGGGTCGGATCCTCTTCGACGCCTATGACAAGTTTCTGGGCGTGCTCGAAGACAAGGAGAAGCGCACCCAGCTGAAGAGGCTGCCGCTGGACGACAACCTGGGCAAGGATCCGCTGTTCAGAGAGGTCATGCAGCTCGGGCGCAGCTTCCAGGAGGGGCTCGATCGGCTGTTCTTCAAGGAAGACGAGATCCTCTTTCAGCTCATCAAGGCGCACGGGGTCTTCTGATGCGCGCGAGCGGATTCTCGACCGGAGCGCTGGCCAAGGGGGATGCTCCCCACGCCCTGTCACTTCTCGCCGGCAGCGGCACCCGCGTCATTGAACTCTCTGCGCTCCGCATGCACGAGGTGGCTCCACTGCTCGCCGCTGCCGCGACGCTGGAGCTGGGACCCTATGATTACGTCTCGGTGCACGCTCCGAGCCGGTTCACACGCGAAGAGGAGCCCCGTGTCGTCGACGCGATGCTCGAACTCTCTCAGCGCGGCTGGCCCATCGTCCTCCACCCGGACACCATCCACGATTACGCCCCGTGGCGCCAGCTCGGCTCCTTGCTCGTGATCGAGAACATGGACAAGCGAAAGCCCATCGGCCGCACGGTCGAGGAGCTGGAGTCCGTCTTCGAACGTCTCCCCGAGGCCTCGTTCTGCTTCGATCTCGGACACGCGCGGCAGGTCGATCGCACCATGACCGAGGCCTATGCCCTGGCACGCGCATTTCGCGATCGCCTCAGGCAGCTCCACGTCAGCGAGGTGAGCACCCTGAGCCGACATGATCTGCTGAGCTGGGGTTCGGTGCGCGCTTTCCAGAAAGTGGCGCCGTGGATCCCACGAGAGACACCGGTGATCCTGGAAACTCCGGCATCTGCGGCACAGGTGCAGTCGCAGATTTCGATGGCTGCCAAGGCATTGCCCTGCGATTGAGCTTGGCCAGCGTCAGGAGCGCCCTTATTCTCGTACGTCGTTGGAGGATCTGCACATTCCAGTGCGTCCCTGCTGGCGGAGGAGAATGGTGGCTATCGTGGAACCGGGGGGTCGCTGGCCGCAGGGTGTGGGCCATCCAGTCACGAGGGCCAGCCGCGCTCTCGCTCGCCCCGCGCTCGCATTGCTGCTCCTGCTCGTCTCGGCCGGGTGTGCAGCGAGGGGGCTCGACCCGGCTGCCTCGGCTGCTGACGAGGCCGCATACCGAGACACGCTCGCGCGCTCGGCGCGGCTATGGCAGCGAGCCGAATCGCTTCGGGCACAGGACCAGGCGGCGTCCGTCGAACTCTTCGAGCTCGACGAGGTAGCGGCCGCCGCCTCGCCCACCCGACCTCTGCTGAAAAAACGGCGCCGTGTGCTCCGGGCTGAAGCCGTCGCCAGGCGCACGGAGGCCATCGTCGCCTACCGCGCCCTGGTCGACGCTCCAGACCTGCGGGACGCGCCCGAGCGCTCCCGAGCGCTCTTCGCCCTCGCCCATTCCCTGCAGGACGCTGGCAAAGCAGAGGAAGCCAGGAACCGCTACCGGCAGCTCCTCGAAGAGCATCCCGAAGCGAAAGCCACGCCAGAGGCTTACCTGGAGCTGGCCAACCTCGCCTATGCCGAGGGTGATCTGGATGAAGCGGTGTGGCGATGCGATGGCAGCCTCCGCCGCTCCACGAAGCCCAGCCTGCGCAAGCGCGCTCTCTACCTGAAGGCGTGGAGCCTGAAGGGCCTCGGTCGCAAGCACCACCGCGCCGCCATGGAAGCCCTGCGCGAGCTGGTGCGCATGCGCCCCTCCGATCCACGCTCTCTCGAGGCCCAGCTCGAAGACGCCGCTGCGAGTGAGCTGGTCACCCTCTACACGGATCACGGCGATCCCGACGAGGCAGCCAGCTTCTTCGCTGCCGCCGGTCCTCGTGGGGCCAAGCTCCTGCAGGAAGCGCGCGCCCGCGGCCTCGGGACGGGGCGGCGGCTCGAGCGACTCGAGCGCAAGATCTACTGACCCACACCAACGCGCCCCGCATGTGGGCACGAGCGCTTGCAGGTCGGATGGTGATGCCGCTACCGTGCGCGC is part of the Chondromyces crocatus genome and encodes:
- a CDS encoding DUF2169 family type VI secretion system accessory protein, encoding MIGVGDSWPVRIGEVGDVATTFATVVWRVHGADEIRVSVIVKATLTIVPEGEMVPREADGLVVQEAHHHADSHCSLRAGSDLAPYLGQAELLVTGHAYAASGTHTSVAGARVVVHREGQVLLSKTISVYGDRTLDRGGHPTEPSFYQRIPLIYERAAWHPEVNPIGVDPRQGVPNLVHATDPSIPACFGPLARHWPVRRRLLGNLDPRQLDGTRLEFPQGFMWEYYQVAPPDQRLDFLHGTEGILLGGMHPTLPMVRSRLPGVRAVACVYPDRDRDGERLPLWADTMLIDTDRQTCSLVWRGNFAVTDEAALRTARVRVGVELPDRPVTFPGELGIPRSYTSFPEPHVAPEAEGGPSEQEQAEYQVADGVGAQDGHQDQRQAEYQLDEYPAQGHLQEQGEELEAVELAEVEPEQDIEELNADALEAVDDEAVDDEAVELLEEATIEPAEEAPVEPQGTLGDTAFTQDPEARGDEESDEDVVATQGVGFRAPPHLAPVAPQFPYSVHGDTPLPPVLPPPVIELPAGATFPEPAPDAGEDDEDAIVTPRGNNPAPAR
- a CDS encoding nucleotidyltransferase domain-containing protein, whose protein sequence is MRETSSPIEQLQTKTGREWPNLARARQRSNETHTRLGELLRDQDPSDTSIVVFGSLARGEYTSGSDLDWTLLIDGQADEAHYAQVQAISRILQENTYQEPGPTGVFGNFAFSHPILHQIGGQDDTNKNTTQRILLLLESLAIGKQDAHERVLRLVLSRYIDDDRGIRFSGNKKFLVPQVLLNDIVRYWRTVTVDFVSKQRERANGWALRNAKLRMSRKLIFVSGLLTCFSFVLFGQDEQLTDMQGRALPPALLRVLRARLRRTPLENLAEALLRPAVTAETGRILFDAYDKFLGVLEDKEKRTQLKRLPLDDNLGKDPLFREVMQLGRSFQEGLDRLFFKEDEILFQLIKAHGVF
- a CDS encoding tetratricopeptide repeat protein; this translates as MEPGGRWPQGVGHPVTRASRALARPALALLLLLVSAGCAARGLDPAASAADEAAYRDTLARSARLWQRAESLRAQDQAASVELFELDEVAAAASPTRPLLKKRRRVLRAEAVARRTEAIVAYRALVDAPDLRDAPERSRALFALAHSLQDAGKAEEARNRYRQLLEEHPEAKATPEAYLELANLAYAEGDLDEAVWRCDGSLRRSTKPSLRKRALYLKAWSLKGLGRKHHRAAMEALRELVRMRPSDPRSLEAQLEDAAASELVTLYTDHGDPDEAASFFAAAGPRGAKLLQEARARGLGTGRRLERLERKIY